One window of the Ideonella sp. WA131b genome contains the following:
- the traN gene encoding type-F conjugative transfer system mating-pair stabilization protein TraN: MPPPTPPGPNSHHPVPSPSTASRASPFRRFVACVTAVCFLATQTAAVAGPHEEGVAAGQSANPVARGSVTTPGATAVVPGYTTTPPERSHYRQPNLSSQGSARLAACSLTPTDPLCQAQRGAVSSANTPRPTIGAYDPAVAAARAIGRTPSVELGSLAAYYSGCTTTATAVPAGMQPRSCLRYLGVGNYSCSRSLTVSTTRTTSCNPGDWFAHAASGRTGLAVQCLPDRAVTAQHFRVTQDGNPLSFFDVDMTTPVVFPQIVSVLDTTYSMIDGLPIRTAVWVADKSCSGSTCSLTAMVAPERAEVCTGGGDSGYSCTSVEPFLKVYAACRAGTQSGDNIQDTVCQGDSGCTTTVLDGSKCYAPAPGWTPYAGIDITGTVGGTYWNIDTDRAVIGWTPNPAFGPIPTMRLSYTRPATTVTEADRWDDQCPSLDAGGRCTTPTPAVCTDGPATKVVDGVAVTRSCWEYTSTMSCSGGASADQCAPLVAAGCTPQSSTCRQAHAVTGVCEVFEDGYSCPVPAETVTTSSNCPTNVFCLGGNCFDIGAPNDPDFARSMSMLEAGREAGIYLDADRMQVFKGEENRCRDRLLKNCCYADGAGAGMTNQSIFGGGSRLVFDVLMNSQNQQFIYQGISALLMGGGFSGTYTTYGVTVAVNGAALPAGSVAVYAGESIVVAFDPWTLAIAVIIYIVLSMMSCNEHEGKLAMKEGARLCHTIGTWCSSCFRVLGVCVSCVERTTSKCCFNSMLARIVNEQGRAQIGKGWGGAQNADCSGFTVAQLQTLNFAAMDLSEFYASLVPTLPNVGALQAGSASRIPTCYYGQGKCQ, from the coding sequence GTGCCTCCCCCCACCCCGCCCGGCCCCAATAGCCACCACCCTGTCCCCTCGCCATCCACGGCGAGCCGCGCGTCGCCATTCCGCCGCTTCGTCGCCTGCGTCACCGCCGTCTGCTTCCTGGCGACGCAGACCGCCGCCGTCGCCGGCCCGCACGAGGAAGGTGTCGCCGCAGGCCAGTCCGCGAACCCGGTCGCGCGCGGCAGCGTCACCACCCCCGGCGCCACCGCCGTGGTACCGGGCTACACGACCACGCCGCCCGAGCGCAGCCACTACCGCCAGCCCAACCTGTCGTCGCAGGGCAGCGCGCGGCTGGCCGCCTGTTCGCTGACCCCCACCGATCCGCTCTGCCAGGCGCAGCGCGGCGCCGTCTCCTCGGCCAACACGCCGCGCCCGACGATCGGCGCCTATGACCCCGCCGTTGCTGCCGCGCGCGCGATCGGCCGCACGCCTTCGGTCGAGCTGGGCAGCCTGGCCGCCTACTACAGCGGTTGCACCACCACGGCCACCGCTGTGCCCGCCGGCATGCAGCCGCGCAGTTGCCTGCGCTACCTCGGCGTCGGCAACTACAGCTGCAGCCGCAGCTTGACCGTCAGCACGACAAGGACCACGAGTTGCAACCCGGGCGACTGGTTCGCCCATGCTGCCTCCGGCCGCACCGGTCTGGCCGTGCAGTGCCTGCCCGACCGCGCCGTCACGGCACAGCACTTCCGCGTCACCCAGGACGGCAACCCGCTCAGCTTCTTCGACGTGGACATGACGACGCCGGTCGTCTTCCCGCAGATCGTCTCGGTCCTCGACACCACCTACTCGATGATCGACGGGCTGCCCATCCGGACGGCCGTCTGGGTGGCTGACAAGAGCTGCAGCGGATCGACCTGCAGCCTGACTGCGATGGTGGCCCCGGAGCGCGCCGAGGTCTGCACGGGTGGCGGCGACTCCGGCTACAGCTGCACCAGCGTCGAGCCCTTCCTCAAGGTCTACGCCGCTTGCCGCGCAGGCACGCAGAGCGGCGACAACATCCAGGACACCGTCTGCCAGGGCGACAGCGGCTGCACCACCACCGTCTTGGACGGCAGCAAGTGCTACGCACCTGCGCCCGGCTGGACGCCCTACGCCGGCATCGACATCACGGGCACGGTGGGCGGCACCTACTGGAACATCGACACCGACCGGGCCGTGATCGGCTGGACGCCGAACCCCGCATTCGGCCCGATCCCGACGATGCGGCTGTCCTACACGAGGCCGGCCACCACGGTCACCGAAGCCGACCGCTGGGATGACCAGTGCCCGAGCCTGGACGCCGGTGGCCGCTGCACCACCCCCACGCCAGCCGTCTGCACCGATGGCCCGGCGACCAAGGTCGTCGATGGCGTGGCCGTCACCCGCAGCTGCTGGGAGTACACCAGCACGATGTCCTGCAGCGGCGGCGCGTCGGCCGACCAGTGCGCACCCCTGGTGGCGGCAGGCTGCACCCCGCAGTCGTCGACCTGCCGGCAGGCCCATGCCGTCACCGGCGTGTGCGAGGTGTTCGAGGACGGTTACAGCTGCCCCGTGCCGGCAGAGACTGTCACGACCAGCAGCAACTGCCCCACCAACGTCTTCTGCCTGGGCGGCAACTGCTTCGACATCGGCGCGCCGAACGACCCGGACTTCGCGCGCAGCATGTCGATGCTCGAGGCCGGGCGCGAAGCCGGCATCTACCTGGATGCAGACCGCATGCAGGTCTTCAAGGGCGAGGAGAACCGCTGCCGCGACCGCCTGTTGAAGAACTGCTGCTACGCCGACGGGGCGGGCGCGGGCATGACCAACCAGAGCATCTTCGGCGGCGGCTCGCGCCTGGTCTTTGATGTGCTGATGAACTCGCAGAACCAGCAGTTCATCTACCAGGGCATCTCGGCCCTGCTGATGGGCGGTGGCTTCAGCGGCACGTACACGACCTACGGCGTGACGGTGGCCGTCAACGGAGCCGCCCTGCCCGCAGGCTCGGTGGCCGTGTACGCCGGCGAAAGCATCGTGGTGGCCTTCGACCCCTGGACGCTAGCCATCGCGGTGATCATCTACATCGTCCTTTCGATGATGTCGTGCAACGAGCACGAGGGAAAGCTGGCGATGAAGGAAGGCGCCAGGCTGTGCCACACGATCGGCACCTGGTGCTCATCCTGCTTCCGGGTCCTGGGCGTGTGCGTGTCCTGCGTCGAGCGCACCACCTCGAAGTGCTGCTTCAACTCGATGCTGGCGCGCATCGTCAATGAACAGGGCCGCGCGCAGATCGGCAAGGGCTGGGGCGGTGCGCAGAACGCCGACTGTTCGGGTTTCACGGTGGCCCAGTTGCAGACGCTCAACTTCGCGGCAATGGACTTGTCGGAGTTCTATGCGTCGCTGGTGCCGACACTGCCGAACGTTGGCGCGCTGCAGGCCGGCAGCGCCAGCCGCATTCCCACCTGCTACTACGGCCAGGGGAAGTGCCAATGA